The DNA region tgagaaagaaagattcgatctgggtgattgttgacagattgactaaatcagcacATTTTATTTTAGTCAGAACAGACTTTACACTTGAGAAGTTagcaaaattatatatattttaaattgtgaGGTTACACGGGGTTCCAACATTCATTATTTCAGATcaagatccgagatttacatcaagATTTTGGAGTAAACTGCGAGAGGCTCTGGGTACATAGCTAAAATTTAGCACCACATTTCATCCTTAGATTGACGGGCAATCagaacgagtgattcagattctggaagatatgctgagatgttgtatacttgagtttggaGGTAGCTGGGAGAGATATTTACCATTagctgaatttgcatataataatagctatcaatccagtataaaaatggcaccgttcGAAGCTCTTTATGGAAGGAAAAGTAAgacaccattgtattggtctgAATTGAGTGAATCCAAACTAGTAGGAGTTGATTTGATCCGAAAGACTGAGGATAAAGTTTGGATTATCCGAGacagtttgaaagctgcttctgaTCATcggaaatcttatgcagatttaaaaagaagagatatagaaTTTGCGATTAGTGATTGAGTATTTTTAAAAGTCTCTTCGTGGAAGAAGGTGTTATGATTCGGTAggaaaggaaaactgagtccaagatttatcggaatGTATGAAATTGTCGAAAAATTGGCCCTGTAGCTTAACGATTAGCTTTGCCTCCGgaacttgagaaaattcataatgtgtttcacgtatcgatgctgagacagtatagatctgatccttaacatgtgattcctcatagtgAAATTGAGCTATAGCCAAATAAGACATATTCGGAAGAACCGGTGAGAATTTTAGCTCtggaggttaaagaattgaggaATAAACGAATACCGTTAGTAAAAGTCTTGTGGCATCAACATGGTTCTGAAGAAACAACTTGGGAAACTGAAGAATCAATGAGAGTACAGTATCCGAATCTATTCTTTGGCaacaaatttcgaggatgaaatttcctaaaggggggagagttgtaacaacctaattttcagtAGTGTTAGAAAATAGTGATTCGATACCACCACATTCGatgagtaagctcgtaaatttaattatttttttatttatgagtcAAACGTGGTTTTTTTAGAAAGATTTCtaaattagtaatttatgttttataataaattattaaatttgagtGGTAAAAACTTAGgttaagtggttttaaaaaatatggTATCGAggccttgtttctataaaccgagtcataaatatttttataaatatttacagagtgacattaaggtagtattaaagtttcgttagaaacttttaacgttttgatagctaattaattgaaaaggactaaattgaaaaaggtgcaaaactttctaattaaaaaatagtgattaaatggtttaaatgGTAAATAGGGAGGACTTAAGATTAATTGAACCTAAGTGAAGTGGCTGAGATGGCATAAGCACAAAAAAAGAATGACAAAATGATGTGATGAAAACTACAAAATtggaaataatgaaatttaaaatatcaaattgaaaaaccTAAAAGTTTCTAGACATTTTCTTCATTAATTTTTCTGTCAAAAAACACCATAGGAGAGCTCTTTGAGCTGGTTTCCATACTTTTGCTTTATGTGAGTTaaattcttgcctttttcttgtaatttttgtgtttttaagacttttacaaataggtccaactagctatttcattagtttttgattttattggaaattttgaaagttaccattgattaaTACTAGATGTTTTTcatgaattaacatggatttagagctttaattttgttgaatGGTGATTTTACATAGTGATTTTGTTAGATATtaattttaggaccaaattgtgaaaaggttaaatattagggtttggtattaaatttctgTTTATCAAGGGCTCTATGATATCCTAGAGTGTTTATATAAAttatcaattgagaaaaattagttcatttgatagactaattagttaagggactaaattgtaaaagttgtaaaaaaggggtaattgtgtaaattcaaaaaaattaggggtattaattgtgaagtgaattggaactgaaatatatgctaatgaatgagtaattttatattttagatcaagagcctgTAAATActcgtgaaaaagaaaaattagcagAATAGTCCCAAAACTTCTACAAATCTTACAATTTAACCCAGGAAAGTTCGTACGGTTAAgcttaaatattatatttatttgatgaatgatattatgtatttattctattGTTGAAAACGAAATAAtgttaaagttacaaaattaaattgaatattcaGATTAAATGAAACTCGGGATATGAATACATTCAGCAATTGATGAATTGACGACAGTGAAGGAAACTGACACTAAATTACCCAGGTAAACTGAGGTTCAACATTTTTTTCTAACCTTCGAGTTTACTTTCcatttagctcttacgagcttctgtttaactcataTAAGTTTTCgttcaactcttatgagcttctgttcaacccttatgggtttctgtttagcacttatgtggtTCTGTTCAACCTTCGGGCTTCTGAAAAcaatgtactcttatccgtaagccATTTTCCGATTTGGTAAGATTGGGTAAGTGACCTATGGAATTGAAAATGAAagatttattgtttattattgttattgataTGAAATAAGTGTATTCATCGATTAAAGTTGTGAATGGCAGGGAATTTACgttgaatgaatttatttaattgattgttatagtaggttcggtaagatttatgtttaacctatcaaacttactaagcttcattaagcttacttgtgttgtttaatgtctttgtagattATCGTGAGGTCGAGAGATCGGATCAGCACaacaagtcacactatccagcttattTCGGTAGTTTTTGCAACGTAtactatggtttatatggcatgtataaggttggTGTGTATTTGATTAAAGTTAGCTTGTAtaaatgttatgaatgatattttgttCACAAAAACAACTTAGGTATATATATTTTGGTTGGGAAATGAAGTAAAATTATGATGTGGatgtgaatgatatatgcttatagGTATTTATTTAGTAGTAAACTTTAGTAAAACTTGTTAAATGGACTAGATGGGTAAGTTTGAGTATTTAGGGTATATGAGGTGATATATTGCATGTTTTTGGCTCGTTTTGAATACTTTGTTATAGTATGTTGATGTGCTAAAATATTGTGCCTAGGTTGATAACTACATGGGTAAGAAATGTGGCCTTAAATTGGCCTATTTTCGTctatacgggcagagacacgggcatgtgtctcagccatgtgtctgataccactaaatgtaacaccccttacccgtatccgtagccggaacaggatacgaggtattaacaaattatactatatactattaaatagaacccaaacaaaaatatggcgtgcaatttgatcatgaatcattataacatatgccattaacaatacaaaccaatttcaaaggcttcgtacaaaatgattagtttgatactataattagTATTCTAAACCTAGACAATtgtgacacgtaacaaaataactaagtctgctatacatgccatatttcaaaatgttgagttcaaatACCAAGAGTTTTGATAGTGCGGacggatcttcaacgatctctaactcctgtgctagctggatgacactataagacaaaggagagaaaagaaagtaagcttatagcttagtaagtaagtatataaataacaaataaggaatctattatgtttacaacataattcaattatatcatatttttaattttactatttactccgatttgatcaagctgtccctcctgcgtcatgatcactaaataaatcataactcgagttaggaaaatcgaaattcaaatccgtaaaatttccctgaatctagactcataaatattcttactaaattttttaaaaaatttttggttcagccaattagtacagtttattagtttaagtttcccctgttacacagctcaactgatctgacctctgttcactacgaattgaatttctctcagtacacaattcaaataaccatgaaacctatttcatttaaaactagaatAAATAAGGCATTtatgcatataaactatatttcttattgtgttttttacaatttttaattatttttcaaagttggaacaggtgatcacatagtcatcctgagcaagtcacacacaattgtaaatatctcaaaatatagaatccctttgcttgctctgtttcttttatatgaaaatagactcattaagctttaatttcacatctcattcaacctctaattaaattccttatatttttggttatttttcaaaatcacatcactgctactgtccaaaacagttttagtgctaatttcactctttcacacattctttgtactaacctcattttaacttatatatatatatcacaaatcatttttaccacatttcacacatggcgagtataggcccatgattacaatgtcaccacaaagccatcccgttgaacaattcggattaatccctaatctcaacttaagcgctcaatgcatagaatttcatcacgaaattttcacgaaatcatgaaatcatatcataaaccccaaaataattataaaacaattatttctatctcagatttgtggtcacgaaaccactattccgattaggccctaattcgggttgtcacaattctcccccctttagagattttcgtccccgaaaatcttaccggtaaagaggttcgggtactgtttcctcatagcttcctcaagttcccacgtagcctcttctatcccatgtctgtgccacaatactttcactaaggctatacttttatttcttaactgtttaatttcccgagccaaaatctttattggttcctcctcataggtcatatccggtcgaatctcaatttctgatggagaaatcacatgtgaaggatcagaacgataacgtcgcaacattgatacatgaaacacgttatgaattctttctaactctgccggtaaagccaaccgatatgccactggtccaatccttttagtaatctcgtacggcccaataaaacgcggactcaacttgccttttcggctaaatctcagaatctttttccatggtgacacctccaagaacactttatcacccacctgaaattcaatctcttttctttttaaatctgcatatgacttttgtcgatctgaagcagctttcaagcaatcttgaattaattttactttctcttcagtttctttaactagatcaactccgtgaatctgtttctcactaagttcgatccaatataaaggagtccgacacttgcgaccatacaaggcttcgtacggtgccatttgtatacttgactgatagctgttattgtaggcaaattcaatcaaagatagatatttctcccaactacctccaaattctaaggcacagcatctaagcatatcctcgagtacctggattactctttccgactaaCCATctaagcacatgggcatgtggtctagccgtgtgtcccttgcatctttaaaattaagaaacagaatgctcaggaattttcacacggcctagcacactacTTTGTTACATTTTTAgtcataaaattttttttctaaggaTAAGCTTCGATGACGGATTGAACTGCACGTATAGGTTTAACGTTGAATCGTGTAAAACCAGATTGTCGAAGAACATAGCTCCATTCCTTTAAGGTCCTCTCTCTCCCTTTATTTGTAATAACCATCGTCGCCGTGTCGAGCATCAACCTTGCGACACCTAGCTCGTCACCTTCTTTATCTTCTTCAAGAACTGCTTCAACGATTATAACCTTCCCTTTATCTTCTGGAATGGCTTCTCGACatttttttaggattttaatgCATTCCTCGTCGTCCCAATCATGCAATACCCACTGCAATTTGCAATGTATGGATTAATCATATAAGACCATATAATGAAGGGAAAGAAAGTACTAACCATGAGAAACGCTGCGTCGGCGTTTGGGATAGACATGAACATGTCTCCTTCTACGTTTTCAATGCTATCGGATTTTGGTGCAACGGCGACAGCATGAGGGAGATCAAAGTTGATGCCTCGAATCCATGGGAATGCCTTGACTAAAAGGCTCAATGCAGTCCCGTTACAACCACCGACATCGACCAGGCTTTCGACTCCATCGAACACTTCAGGACATCCTTCGATTGTCGCCTGCACCGTCAGTCTAGCATCGCAGTCCATGGGGTTGTTAAAGAGTTCTCTAAAGTCGGGGTTCGCTTCGGCGTAGCTCCATAGATCTTTCCCGTTTGCTACTTCAAATGGTGAGATGTTATTACCGGTTTCAAGGACTCGAGCACTAAGACTATGCCAGGGTGCTAAGCAATTAGGGCTGGACATGAGCAATATGAAGGCAGCCATGGATTTTTCTCCACCTTTTATCAAACAACGAGACAATGGCGTCGATGAGAAGCCTACAGTGTGTTTGTTGATGGGTTCTTGTTTGAATATTCGGTCATGGACCATGAACCTCATAATGCGATGAAGACGCGACGGTTCGCATCGGAGGGTAGTGGCTAGCTCGGATAGTGGCATAGGGCTTCCATAGTTTTCAATAACATCGGAATCCCAAGCTCAATGGCACATTTAACTATAGCTATTTTAGCATATCCGAACACATAATTCCAAATCTTTATTTCAGCTCTAGCTTCTTCCTTTATTGTGACTTCCATATCTCCCatctcaactttttttttaaaaaaattattttatttgagaACTTTTGGTAACTGTATGCCCAAATCTTGACTATGAAGCTACGATTTATAGAAGCAAAGGTATTGGTTTGAACTAGGTCACAGTTCTTGAATTTGACTTTATCTTGTCAAATATGCTCCCACCCACaaaaaattattagattaatTTGGTCAAATAATTGCACAAGATTTTGGTTAACTTTTACCGTAATGTACTTCAATAGTAATttatagatttaatatttatactttttgaattgattaatttttgtcgcattttgaaaattgagttcgAGCCccttctttcatttttcatgccTTTCACATTTGCTGCCCACTATTTTATTTATGTGGCAGTGAGTGTATGTGTGTGATGGTGGGAttgatgggttttttttttttttttgggaagCATTCAATGAAAAGCAGGGATACATTTCCCCACCACCCGACGAACTTCAGACATTTCCTACCCTACTCGTTTCCATGGTGCCCTGGAATCTAATCTCTCTGCACAAAATCAGACACAGGATTTTTCTTTTTAGGACATGGTTTACCCAAAATCAGACGCAGCTCATCAcctcatattattcaaaattgTGTGGTATATATGTTTATAGGGTCAACTCAAAAAGacattttaagaaaataattataataataatttttgaaaaataaaaataaaaatatataaattattgttatttttttttgtgttagtCTTCATCAATAATGTTTATCAATGCTTATCAAATTATTTATCCTAAATATTTATTGTCACTCTTCGagtataaaatttatttcattcgAACTCTAATTGGTTACAacttaaaatgaaatattattatattagatagatttattattgtttaaatttgaatatattttaatttttaatctattatattttgaattgatttattctaATTCTAATCGATCAAATATGTGCTATTTGTAACTTAtactaaaattttttgaatatgaTACATTATATTcgtactttttgaatttttttaaaaaaatttaaaaatagaatatagTATAATCAATTACATCTAGGTATGTATGATGATGTATGAAGAATTATAAAGTTGAATTAAACTAATATAAACTACAAATAAATTAAGAATCGAAATAATTCGAACTAAAACCCACGTATAACAATTGTGCATGAAGAGATTCAAACTTTAGTACATAGGATCTAAAACCGCGAACTTTATCAACAATTTCGAAACTTACATGATAGACAATTCAAATCTCTTATCCGGATCAAAGTAACAATACAAAATTATTCCAGAGGTAGAATTGGAGATTGAAATAATTATTGAACAAAGGGAAATACTAAACGAAGAGCAAGACTGAAACATTTCTCATGCAACaaagttttaattgttttgtAGTAGTGGATGAACAACTGTGAAGAGCCATAGATTTTGTTTTCTAAGGATAAGCTTGGATGACGGATTGAACTGCACGTATGGGTTTAACATTGAATCGTGTAAAATCAGATTGCCGAAGAACATAGCTCCATTCCTTTAAGGTCCTCTCTTTCCCTTTATCAGTATGAGCCATCATCGCCATGTCTAGCATCAACCCCACGAAACCTAGCTCGTCACCTTCTTTATCTTCTTCAAGAACTGCTTAAACGATCATAACCTTCCCTTTTATCTTCTAGAATGGCTTCTCGACatttttttaggattttaatgCATTCCCCGTCGTCCCAATCATGCAATATCCACTGCAATTTGCAATGTATAGATTAATCGTATAAGACCATATAATGAAGGGAAAAAAAGTACTAACCATTAAAAACGCTGCTTCGGCTTTTGGGATAGGCATGAACATGTCGCCTCCTACGTTTTCAATGCCACCGGATTTTGGTGCAACGGCAACGACATGAGGGAGATCAAATTTGATGCCTCGAATCCATGGGAATGCCTTAACTAAAAGGCTCAAAGCAGTTCCGTTACCACCACCGACATCAACCAAGCTTTCGACCCCGTCAAACACTTCGGGACATCCTTTGATTATCGCCGGTACCGTCAGTCTAGTATCGCAAGCCATGGCATCGTTGAAGAGTTGGCCATGGCCAGGGTTTGTCTCGAAGTAGCTCCATGGATCTTTCCCGTTCGCATTTCAAATGGTGAGATATCATTGCCGGTTTCAAGGACTCGAGCACTAACACTATGCCATGGTGCTAACAAAGTAGGACTGGACTCGAGCAATATAAAAGTGGCCATGGATTTTTCTCCACCTTTTATCAAACGACGAGACAATGGCGTCGATGAGAAGCCTACAGTGTGTTGGTTGATGGGTTCTTGTTTGAATATTCGGTAGTGGACCATGAACCTCATAATGCGATGAAGATGCGACGGTTCGCATCGGAGGGCAGTGGCTAGCTCGGATAGTGGCATAGGGCTTCCATAGTTTTCAATAACATCGGCAATCCCAAGCTCAATCTATTTTAGCATAAAAAGAACAACAAATAGTAATTACGAGTGCTTTTTGGCAAAAAATTAAGAGTTAAAACATCACTATGTTTCAAACAAGTCCCCTGATTGGAcggattaaatcataaattaattggAGAAACTATTGAACTTTGTCTGTAACTCACTATAGGCTCGGGAAACAAAGAGAAAATGTGTACGAACGAGATATCCAACAacaaaaagaaggaaaatgatTGAATAGAGGAACTCCTGAACATTTGGCTATCTCAGATGTGTCGATATCAATGGTGACTCATTATTTCGATGAATCATTTCTTCGGACAGAAGAAAATTATGTAAACACTTACTCGAAATCTCACTTATCAAATTCTATTGTGGAAGACACAATTTTTTCTGAAGAATTTGACATGATATATCTGATCCATGCATAATATCATGAAAAATGGATACAAATTTTTGACTGCTACTTAGTATCGGCAATAGGTCTGAAAAAGTATCTAAAAATACCCAACTATGACAAGTTATAAAACGATCacctaactattcaattttgtcttttttgacACCATTTGGCTATCGTGGTAGCTTTTAGAATTAGCACAATATTATCTTTAGCCcttaatatttatgtataatgtcaatttagttttgattccaaaaaaaattaacattcaaCATTTACACACAGTgtaatttgattttgttttatttttatttttacaattttgtcttTCTTTGTGATATtgagaattatttttaaaagaatgagaaacgatgaaatttattattttgaatttttgagtgttttcattttttgtattttttaatcaaatttagctaataagttttatttttaacgtTTTAGGTGAAAAGATCACAAAAAACAACAAagcagcaaaaaaaaaaggtgtcaatattgagaattaagttttttaaaatcaagactaatttgacacaatatataaatattaaaggttaCACTtgctattttatcaattttaaaagctgTCATCAATAAGGTAATTAaaactgaaaaaaattaaataattaaatgactattttataacttttcataattgatcTAATTATCCTATCAATTATCCTAttaattgagctaatttttctcaattgacaATTTACCTAATTATTTTAGGCTACCATACATCCAGtgatattcataatttcaataccaaaccctaattcttaaattttcacaatttagtcttaaaatcaatatctatcaaaattacttgataaaataatcaaataacaaaattaaagcttcaaatctatgttaattcatcataaacatctagaactcatcaatggtaacttccaaagttacccataaaatcaaaaactaatgaatcatatagttggacctaattacaaaagtcttaaaaatacaaaaattacaaaaaaaatgattaaatttactAACCAATTGAAATTTGAACGCAAGAAGTCCCTAAGGCCGTGGCttcctttcttctttctcttttcttcctttttctttttctttctttttcgtttggttttctattctgtttctttcctttatatgtttgttatattattatctaataatattatatatatatatatatataataaacttaaaaatatctaACTTATGCCACATCAACTTTAAGTAATGGCATAATTTATTCTTTGgccccttaaattttttttaatctataattcaactttcgccctatatgcaatttagttcttatacctaattacttttaattcaagcaaattcacttaacaaacACCTAATTAACTATACAATTAActtcttaaatatttattaaaaatatttacgagtacGATTTACGGAAACAGAGTCCCGGGaatgcatttttttaatttagtcatttttaattaattaactatccaaatattaaaatttcctaacgaaactttaatactaactcaatgacaatcgataaatatttttataaatatttacaactcgatttataaaatcgaggtctcgatacctcgtgcAGAAGCCTAATTTTGTTCGGGCCCAAACAAAtcaaaccaaaccaaataaaaaaaacaatccaTATCAAACCTAAATTACAAagcccaaaaaaaattaaaaactctaagACCCAATTATAGGCCGACAACctaaatattttccagtaaaaaTCAAAAACCCTAATCCCACTGCAGCCTCTCCACGTCGGTAGGCATGCCGTCTGACACCCCTCTGCCACACTGTTGACCTTGCTCTTTGCCATCATCACCtgcaaaaaagagaaagaagaacaaCACGCAACAGTAGTACAAAAcagtagaaaaatagaaaaataatgttGTAAAATCGGATATAAAAAGCCTAAAGGACAGATTGTAAAAAGGGGGACTTTTGAAAAAAACCAAtcgaaatacaaaaataaaaataaaaaattcaaaggtgatttttttgtgtttatttattttttagaaagaaaaaaaaaggaaaaaaaacaacaaatatatatattacatataaaaaaaGGGGCGAATCGAAAAAGATCGAagctttttgagttttttttaccGTTTTAGGCTTTTAGCCCTTAGATCCGAGCTTTGGAAGTCAAAAGGCTGAAAAAAGGAAACTTTTTTCGTTTTCCGATCACAATGGACTGTAGAGCCATCGCCGATGATCGGCGGCCGTCACGGCAAAGCTCGGCGATTCTCTTGGCCGGATTTGGGGGGCTATTTCAGAGAAAAGGGAAAGAAgagaggatttttttttaaaggtagagaggaaatgatttttttctaaaattttttgtttttataggcctccaaaacgacgccgtttttggGGTGACATCAGATgtccaaaacgacgttgttttgacACGGCCCGCGGTCCGACCCACCCCGCCtcaggatccacgtgtttttttAAAGGGGAATATTTATGCTTTCGGTCCTTCCGTTTTTAATAACATTTCAATGCagtcctatttcttttttttcttttttaaatttttaccacGTAATTTTGATTTTAGTTCATTTTCGTCCCCATGGAACGATGTGTTTAGAGGGCCTGGGAATAATTTCCCAGTTGGTCCCTACTCTTTTATGCGCATTTTATTTGAGTCCttatttatgttttcttatttaatttatttgttttattatgatttatgcTTGTAATTTCGTTTAAATTCCATTTTAATCCTTATtagtctatttatttatttacaatttacacTCCTTAATTTCAATTAAGCCCTATGATTATTCAATTTCAATCTTTCtacaaattgtttttatttatttatttattcatttatttgtttattacctttttttcttacatttaaaaattaaattgttcatattcttttatttgcgctattattcttattatctttattatatatatatatatttcatcttattatttctttatttatttttgatattttcatgtcatgtttatttatttttttaaaatcatgcatattccacttatttatttatcttaaattacatcatttatttattatcacCATGATATGATTATTAATGTAAgtgttattataatattttttcatttatttattatttcacaTTCTATCTATATAGTCATTTTAAATACCGAAGCTTTATTAACAATACCGAAGCTTACTTGACAgagaattcaaatatcttatcTGATATCAAAATAACAATggtatattaattattttttgcaaTCAATCCAAAACTATTTGTTAGGATTTCGACCCGATTAATcaacgaacaagaaaataacggaataaattgagaaattgaacacacaaatttaacatggaaaaacccctccaaagaggataaaaaatcacgggtaaagataattttactataatggcaaaagaacgaagagtacaaaaagatggagataaaaactaaacctcgaaaacccgaaaacaaagaacccgcaaaacgtaaacacaaaattctctaaatgtgttgtgagttctaatctttaatgGGCATAtattctaaggttgtaaaagagcctatttataggctaaattcatagatcaaataataataaaataatctaaactaatcagtgcttgattgaaacaagtaaacagagtttaactgaaagattattttttaaatttaactgaaaataggagtcatatttaacaaatctccaccttgactcatatttccacaacgccatctttgccaaagcccgtcacgagcctatcttgaactatgcagggaattaactgggtcaaatttgtgcttagaaactggaagacttctaaccttcaacttgtacactgccaaatcaaaactaacccgggtctgattttcacaaacactgtaacacccctcgcccgtatccctcaccggaacagggttcgaggtgttacccgacttaaactcagtcaatcacacaaaaaccgtgctgaaaaatttcaatcaatttaaaacttttcttttcacatgcaatctatcccatatatgagcttacgaggtccaaaacattaaaactc from Gossypium hirsutum isolate 1008001.06 chromosome A04, Gossypium_hirsutum_v2.1, whole genome shotgun sequence includes:
- the LOC107949122 gene encoding acetylserotonin O-methyltransferase-like, with the translated sequence MACDTRLTVPAIIKGCPEVFDGVESLVDVGGGNGTALSLLVKAFPWIRGIKFDLPHVVAVAPKSGGIENVGGDMFMPIPKAEAAFLMWILHDWDDGECIKILKKCREAILEDKREGYDRLSSS